Part of the Anaerolineales bacterium genome, CAAACAGCTCATCCGACCGGCCGGGGGTGGCGGAGATGCTGGCGACTTCGTCTGGGTCGGTGATGTAGGGGTAGTAGCCGCGGTTGCGAATCGTCCCGGCCATCTGCTCGGCCGCCTCCCGGCTGTCGAGGAGGGTCTCCTGTTCAAGCAGGGTGACCTTGTACTTGCCCTCGCCCTGGGCGATGATCGGGATGATGGCCTTGCCCGTCATGTCTCCGCCCAGGACCAGCGTGTTCGCCTCGTAGAACTTGGCCGCACTGATGAACTTCTTCCAGCACACCTCGGAGCCGTGGACATCGGTCGCAAAGAAGATACGGACCAAGCCAACCTCCCAGCGCACGCCGAGCGAAGCTGACGGCGGCGGGCTATCGAACACGATCGAAAGGCCGAGGCGGGCCCAGAGACCGCCGGATCGGCGGCGCCCACGAGGTTTTCCGGAAGCCGCAGCGGCGGTTGGAGCGCCGCCGGGGTGACCGGTGAGCCTGGCGCTCTCCTCCGTGAAGCTGCTGCTGGGCAGGGCATTCCTCCCGCTGAGTATAGCAGTCTTGGGAGAAGGGTCAAACGGCAATACAGCCGCCTTTCAATGTGGCATTCGCCAGCTGCCCCGTGACTATAATGAAGACGTGCCTGCCGATCGCCGCGCCTGGCTTGTCCACGAGCGCCTGCTCCAGACCTACGGCTCTCCCCGGTGGCGTCCGTCCTTGCCGCCGCTGGAAGAGCTGCTCTCGACGATTCTTTCCCAGAATACAAACGATTTGAACCGAGACCGGGCCTTCGCCGCCCTCCAGGCGCAGTTCCCCACCTGGCAGGCCGTCCGCGACGCTCCCTCCCAGGCCGTGATCGACACCATCCGCCCGGCCGGCCTGGCTCCACAGAAGGGACCACGCATTCAGCGCCTGCTGCACCAGATCACCGAGGAGTGCGGCGGGCTGGATCTGGCCTTCCTGCGGCAGGCGCCTCCGGAGGATGTCTACGCCTGGCTCACCCACTTCGACGGCGTGGGACCCAAGACCGCTTCGATCGTGATGCTGTTCTCGCTCCAGATGCCGGCGTTCCCAGTCGACACCCACGTCTACCGCCTCACCGGCCGGCTGGGGCTTCGACCGCAGACCATCACCGCCGACCAGGCCCACCGGGTGCTGGCCGAGGCCTTCCCGCCCGAGGCCTACTTTGCCGCCCATCTGAACCTGATTCGCCACGGCCGGGAGATCTGCCGCGCCCGCAAGCCGGCCTGCCACGCCTGCTCCCTGCTCGATCTGTGCGACTTCGGTCGAGCCGCCTTGGCCGATGCCGGGCGGAGGGCCGCATGACCGTTGAGCGCCTGGAGGCTATTCGCCGCGCCCTCAAACGCCTGCAGGCGGCCCCGGATCCCCAGTGGGCCTCGGTCGCACACCAGGCGCTGGTCGACCTCGAGGACCTCGCCGCCCAGCTGGAGAAGGGCAGCGAACATGCCCGCCTGCTGGCGCTGTACGAGGTCTCGCGGGCCAT contains:
- a CDS encoding endonuclease III translates to MSLALSSVKLLLGRAFLPLSIAVLGEGSNGNTAAFQCGIRQLPRDYNEDVPADRRAWLVHERLLQTYGSPRWRPSLPPLEELLSTILSQNTNDLNRDRAFAALQAQFPTWQAVRDAPSQAVIDTIRPAGLAPQKGPRIQRLLHQITEECGGLDLAFLRQAPPEDVYAWLTHFDGVGPKTASIVMLFSLQMPAFPVDTHVYRLTGRLGLRPQTITADQAHRVLAEAFPPEAYFAAHLNLIRHGREICRARKPACHACSLLDLCDFGRAALADAGRRAA